In one window of Sinorhizobium chiapasense DNA:
- a CDS encoding VOC family protein, producing MARIPEGFSTITPQIVVSDAKKAIDLYQKALGAQSMGVMTVPGSDKVVHSALKIGTSVLFVTDELEQFPRKAPKGTDSCAFYLYVDDADAAYKKAVDAGMTSQSEPMDMFWGDRTAVVNDPFGYNWTFATHVRDVPEDEMMKAMESMMG from the coding sequence ATGGCGCGCATTCCCGAAGGATTTTCCACCATCACGCCGCAAATCGTGGTCTCGGACGCCAAGAAGGCAATCGATCTTTACCAGAAGGCACTCGGCGCCCAGAGCATGGGCGTCATGACGGTGCCTGGCAGCGACAAGGTCGTGCATTCCGCACTAAAAATCGGGACTTCTGTCCTTTTTGTAACTGACGAGCTCGAACAGTTTCCGCGAAAGGCTCCGAAGGGAACCGATTCCTGCGCGTTCTATCTCTACGTCGATGATGCCGACGCCGCCTACAAGAAGGCGGTCGATGCGGGCATGACGTCGCAGTCCGAGCCGATGGACATGTTCTGGGGCGACCGCACGGCCGTCGTCAACGACCCGTTCGGCTACAACTGGACCTTCGCCACTCACGTCCGCGACGTACCCGAAGACGAGATGATGAAGGCGATGGAAAGCATGATGGGCTGA
- a CDS encoding DUF1993 family protein, with translation MSMSNASIPAFAIGLNTLSALLDKAEAHAEGKGIDRALLLNGRLFPDMFGGRWGLGECQRQPERAS, from the coding sequence ATGTCGATGTCCAACGCATCAATTCCGGCATTCGCGATCGGTCTCAATACGCTCTCGGCGCTGCTCGACAAGGCGGAGGCCCATGCGGAAGGGAAGGGGATCGATCGCGCGCTGCTTCTTAACGGGCGCCTCTTCCCCGATATGTTCGGTGGCCGATGGGGCCTGGGTGAATGTCAGAGACAGCCCGAACGGGCGTCATAA
- a CDS encoding DUF5132 domain-containing protein: MAILEDAFKANVVTGVAIGVGALVLRPIIVPIVRPMIKTVLKAGLVAYHQGRVAVAELGEGYEDLVAEARAEMAATNRRVELAEAAKPAGSVEPVARRPASKASTSRDEDQHK, translated from the coding sequence ATGGCGATACTCGAAGACGCTTTTAAGGCAAACGTAGTCACTGGCGTTGCCATCGGCGTTGGAGCACTCGTGCTGAGGCCGATCATTGTTCCTATCGTGCGGCCGATGATCAAGACCGTCTTGAAGGCCGGACTGGTTGCCTATCATCAAGGCCGGGTCGCGGTCGCGGAACTGGGTGAAGGCTACGAGGATCTCGTGGCCGAGGCGCGCGCCGAGATGGCGGCCACTAACAGACGTGTTGAGCTTGCTGAAGCGGCTAAGCCTGCCGGATCGGTTGAGCCGGTTGCTCGCCGACCGGCGTCGAAAGCGTCAACTTCTCGCGACGAAGATCAACATAAATAA
- a CDS encoding GrpB family protein produces the protein MASSHGSYGTRLYLCGPENLTHFKRMLFRDWLRAHPDDTAEYAALKRKLAAEATGDWKFYTGGEPDFVARIVQQASA, from the coding sequence ATGGCTTCAAGTCACGGCTCCTATGGCACTCGGCTCTACCTCTGCGGACCAGAAAACCTCACGCATTTCAAACGCATGCTGTTTCGCGATTGGCTCCGTGCTCACCCGGACGACACTGCCGAATATGCCGCGCTGAAGCGCAAACTGGCAGCGGAGGCAACCGGCGACTGGAAATTCTACACTGGCGGCGAACCTGACTTCGTCGCGAGGATCGTGCAACAAGCATCCGCCTAA
- the amrS gene encoding AmmeMemoRadiSam system radical SAM enzyme, translating to MSAIPNATTSARPDLQPPDASIVPGRYWHALGDGRIQCDLCPRLCKLHEGQQGLCFVRARQGDRMVLTTYGRSSGFCADPIEKKPLNHFLPRTAVLSFGTAGCNLACRFCQNWDISKSRAIDTLADAASPAAIARAAADLGCRSVAFTYNDPVIFHEYAIDVADACHERGIKSVAVTAGYVCAEPRIEFYRHMDAANVDLKAFTERFYQRVCSGHLQAVLDTLVYLKRETSVWFEITTLLIPGENDSETEIEALAQWIMEELGPDVPLHFTAFHPDWKMMDKPPTAPATLARARRIGLRNGLRYVYCGNVHDDVGGSTWCHACGACLIARDWYSLLSWALDAEGRCHRCGTRCSGVFEPHPGDWGAYRRPVRITPMTAPA from the coding sequence ATGTCCGCAATCCCCAACGCCACAACCTCTGCCCGCCCGGATCTGCAGCCGCCGGACGCGTCGATTGTGCCGGGCCGCTATTGGCACGCGCTCGGCGATGGGCGCATTCAGTGCGACCTCTGTCCGCGACTTTGCAAGTTGCATGAGGGGCAACAGGGGCTCTGCTTCGTCCGCGCCCGCCAGGGCGACCGGATGGTGCTGACGACCTACGGCCGCTCCAGCGGCTTCTGCGCGGATCCGATCGAGAAAAAGCCGCTCAACCATTTTCTGCCGCGAACCGCCGTCCTGTCGTTCGGCACGGCCGGCTGCAATCTCGCCTGCCGGTTCTGCCAGAATTGGGACATCAGCAAGTCTCGCGCGATCGACACGCTTGCCGACGCCGCTTCCCCCGCGGCGATCGCCCGTGCGGCGGCAGATCTCGGCTGCCGCAGCGTTGCCTTCACCTACAACGACCCCGTCATCTTCCATGAATACGCCATCGACGTGGCCGATGCCTGCCATGAGCGGGGGATCAAAAGCGTCGCGGTTACGGCCGGCTATGTCTGCGCCGAACCACGCATCGAATTCTACCGCCACATGGATGCGGCCAATGTCGATCTCAAGGCTTTCACCGAGCGCTTTTACCAGCGCGTCTGCAGCGGCCATCTCCAGGCGGTGCTCGACACTCTTGTTTATCTCAAGCGTGAGACCTCCGTCTGGTTCGAGATCACGACGCTGCTCATTCCCGGCGAGAACGATTCCGAGACGGAGATCGAGGCGCTGGCACAATGGATCATGGAAGAACTTGGCCCGGATGTGCCGCTTCACTTCACGGCCTTCCATCCCGACTGGAAGATGATGGACAAACCGCCCACCGCGCCCGCAACGCTGGCACGGGCGCGCCGCATCGGCCTCCGGAACGGGCTGCGTTACGTGTACTGCGGTAACGTGCACGACGACGTCGGCGGCAGCACCTGGTGTCATGCCTGCGGCGCATGCCTGATCGCCCGCGACTGGTACAGCTTGCTATCCTGGGCTCTCGACGCAGAGGGTCGCTGCCACCGCTGCGGCACGCGTTGCTCAGGCGTGTTCGAGCCGCACCCGGGTGACTGGGGCGCCTATCGTCGGCCGGTGCGTATCACGCCGATGACGGCACCGGCTTGA
- a CDS encoding Kelch repeat-containing protein, producing MSVPATCPFLTLLLVWMLLSNATAAQPGAGRDDRRNAPAHEVYDPANDTWSNRAALPTPRDHLAIAVVGRRLYAIGGRIDGSYASNLAANEVYDPASDRWERRSDLPTPRSGIAAAVIDGRIVVVGGEAPEATFDTVEAYDPVSDAWQRLAAMPTARHGLGAAVVDGRIFVVGGGPTPGGSASTANEVFTP from the coding sequence GTGTCAGTACCCGCAACATGCCCGTTCCTCACGCTCCTTCTTGTTTGGATGCTGCTGAGCAACGCGACGGCGGCGCAGCCGGGCGCCGGTCGTGACGATCGACGCAATGCGCCTGCGCATGAAGTCTACGACCCCGCCAACGACACTTGGTCGAACCGTGCGGCTCTTCCGACCCCGCGCGACCATCTCGCGATCGCCGTGGTCGGCCGGCGGCTTTATGCAATCGGTGGCCGCATCGACGGCAGCTATGCCAGCAACCTGGCCGCCAACGAGGTCTATGATCCGGCAAGCGACCGTTGGGAACGCCGCTCCGACTTGCCGACGCCGCGCAGCGGGATCGCGGCGGCCGTTATCGACGGACGCATCGTTGTGGTCGGCGGCGAAGCGCCCGAGGCTACCTTCGACACGGTCGAGGCTTACGACCCCGTGAGCGACGCCTGGCAACGCCTTGCAGCTATGCCGACGGCGCGGCACGGCTTGGGGGCGGCCGTGGTCGATGGCCGGATATTCGTTGTCGGCGGCGGACCGACGCCAGGCGGTTCGGCTTCCACCGCCAACGAGGTCTTTACCCCCTAG
- a CDS encoding adenosine-specific kinase has product MELTVVPIVKPDAANFIFGQSHFIKTVEDLHEALVGAVPGIRFGLAFCEASGKRLVRCSGNDEAVLALARDNALAIGAGHTFLIFLGDGFFPVNVLAAVRVVPEVCRIFCATANPTQVIVAQTELGRGVLGVVDGATPLGVETDADIAWRKDLLRKIGYKL; this is encoded by the coding sequence ATGGAACTCACTGTCGTGCCCATCGTCAAGCCGGACGCCGCCAACTTCATTTTTGGCCAGTCGCATTTCATCAAGACTGTGGAAGACCTTCACGAGGCGCTGGTGGGTGCGGTCCCCGGGATCCGCTTCGGGCTGGCGTTCTGCGAGGCCTCCGGCAAGCGGCTGGTGCGCTGCTCGGGTAATGACGAAGCGGTGCTCGCCCTCGCACGCGATAACGCATTGGCCATTGGCGCCGGCCATACTTTCCTGATCTTCCTGGGCGACGGATTCTTTCCCGTCAACGTGCTGGCTGCGGTGCGTGTGGTGCCAGAGGTCTGCCGCATTTTCTGCGCGACGGCGAACCCGACACAGGTGATCGTCGCGCAAACGGAACTGGGCCGCGGTGTGCTCGGCGTGGTGGATGGCGCTACACCGCTAGGTGTCGAAACCGACGCAGACATTGCGTGGCGGAAAGACCTGCTGCGAAAGATCGGCTACAAGCTGTAG
- a CDS encoding patatin-like phospholipase family protein: protein MFFIVLSGRFTVHKVVSADLIAEIAQGELVGEVGFFAGLPRTATVIAARDSIVLEISRDNFERAAETLPSLRESVTVFLARRFATQSPSLSRLKKAAKNRTLALVAAGGSGTSPLFIRELQQAFDAVARTRFLFRFDIQEKFAGRPIDDQPILNWLNELEAEAEFIVYVADDELNEWTQVCIRQADAVLLVANASCSPCPNPSEKLALSVHPPSASRLVLIHDRRSAAVVGTPAWLDERPHIGQHHHVALENGADIQRLVRFVSGKALGFVAEGGGSLGSAHLGVYKAFIEAGASFDYLGGTSSGAAMMAGFASGLNAEQIDQGTHNIFIKSRAFRRPTLPHFALLDHKAFDRALREEYGEILIEDLWLPFFALSTNLSSRQPHVHCRGKLWQAVRASGSIPGVLPPFFTADGDMLVDGAIMNNLPLEQMRALKAGPNLVVSLGSSGTQKYYIDYDRIPGATELVVGLLSPFGRVRRPQVPSMLQVIAASMLAHRPQDVAVGEEDVLVCPQASSTVSFMDWSRHSELFSNAYASTTRWIKEHLRENDPKLRAVLGVTSDL from the coding sequence ATGTTTTTCATCGTGCTGTCCGGTCGCTTTACGGTGCACAAGGTCGTTTCCGCGGACTTGATCGCCGAGATCGCGCAGGGTGAACTCGTCGGTGAGGTCGGGTTTTTTGCAGGACTGCCGCGCACGGCCACCGTCATTGCAGCACGCGATTCGATCGTCCTAGAAATCAGTCGCGACAATTTCGAGAGGGCCGCCGAGACCCTACCGAGTCTGAGAGAGTCGGTCACGGTTTTCCTGGCGCGCCGGTTCGCCACCCAATCTCCGAGCCTGTCGCGTCTCAAGAAAGCCGCCAAGAACCGGACGCTGGCGCTCGTTGCAGCCGGCGGAAGTGGCACTTCACCGCTATTCATCCGGGAACTGCAGCAAGCGTTCGACGCAGTCGCGCGCACTCGGTTCCTTTTCCGGTTTGACATACAGGAAAAGTTCGCGGGTCGTCCGATCGACGATCAGCCGATCCTTAATTGGCTGAACGAACTGGAGGCGGAAGCTGAGTTCATCGTCTATGTCGCCGATGACGAGCTCAACGAGTGGACACAAGTCTGCATTCGTCAGGCCGATGCCGTGCTGCTCGTTGCCAACGCGTCCTGCTCGCCTTGCCCGAACCCGTCCGAGAAGCTGGCGCTGTCGGTCCATCCACCATCGGCCAGCCGTCTGGTCCTCATTCACGACAGGAGATCGGCGGCTGTCGTCGGCACCCCTGCCTGGCTTGATGAGCGTCCCCATATTGGCCAACACCATCATGTCGCACTGGAGAACGGAGCTGACATCCAGCGCCTAGTCCGATTTGTTTCCGGCAAGGCACTCGGCTTCGTGGCGGAAGGTGGGGGGTCCCTCGGTAGCGCCCATCTGGGCGTCTACAAGGCCTTCATCGAAGCGGGCGCGAGCTTCGACTATCTCGGCGGGACAAGCTCCGGCGCGGCGATGATGGCCGGCTTCGCAAGCGGGTTGAACGCGGAGCAGATCGACCAGGGCACGCACAACATTTTTATCAAGAGTCGGGCGTTTCGCCGTCCGACCTTGCCGCATTTCGCGCTTCTGGACCACAAGGCGTTCGATCGGGCCCTTCGGGAGGAATACGGCGAGATTTTGATCGAGGATCTCTGGCTTCCGTTTTTTGCGCTCTCCACGAATCTCAGCAGCCGTCAGCCGCATGTCCACTGTCGCGGCAAGCTCTGGCAGGCCGTTCGGGCGTCCGGCTCGATCCCGGGCGTCCTGCCGCCGTTTTTCACAGCCGACGGCGACATGCTCGTGGACGGCGCCATCATGAACAATCTACCGCTGGAACAGATGAGGGCGCTCAAGGCCGGCCCCAATCTCGTCGTCAGCCTCGGGTCCAGTGGAACGCAGAAATACTACATCGACTATGACCGCATTCCCGGGGCAACCGAACTGGTGGTCGGCTTGCTGAGTCCTTTTGGTCGTGTCCGCCGGCCACAGGTCCCCAGCATGCTTCAGGTCATTGCGGCAAGTATGCTGGCACACCGGCCACAGGATGTCGCGGTAGGCGAAGAGGATGTCCTGGTCTGCCCGCAGGCTTCGAGTACGGTCAGCTTCATGGATTGGAGCCGACACTCAGAGTTGTTTTCGAACGCCTACGCCAGCACGACTCGATGGATCAAGGAACATCTACGCGAGAACGACCCAAAGCTTCGAGCCGTGCTCGGCGTCACGTCTGATCTATGA
- a CDS encoding protein-L-isoaspartate(D-aspartate) O-methyltransferase: MRPLAQCQALLAAVLASAAAVVSTSAPAQDRPSERAAMIETIKSHARSAPSAVEGQGIDPAVLETMAKVPRHLFVPEELRGAAYRDRPLPIGYGQTISQPFIVALMTDLINVGSGDVVLEIGTGSGYQAAVLSPHAAKVYSIEIIPELGKRAAARLAELRFGNVEVKVGDGYYGWPAHAPYDGILVTAAASHIPPPLVEQLAKGGRMVVPVGGPFATQFLMLVEKRRDGSITTRQLLPVGFVPLRGGRAR, from the coding sequence ATGCGTCCTCTAGCCCAGTGCCAAGCGTTACTGGCCGCGGTTCTGGCGAGCGCTGCCGCTGTGGTTTCGACATCCGCGCCCGCACAGGATCGTCCCAGCGAGCGTGCAGCGATGATCGAAACGATCAAATCGCACGCCCGTTCAGCGCCGTCAGCGGTCGAGGGTCAGGGCATCGATCCGGCGGTGCTGGAGACGATGGCGAAGGTACCGCGCCACTTGTTTGTACCCGAGGAGCTGCGCGGTGCGGCCTATCGAGATCGGCCACTGCCGATTGGATACGGTCAGACCATCTCGCAACCCTTCATCGTCGCGCTGATGACCGACCTGATCAACGTCGGGTCTGGCGATGTTGTCCTCGAGATCGGCACCGGCTCGGGTTATCAGGCAGCCGTCCTGTCGCCGCACGCGGCAAAGGTTTACTCGATCGAGATCATACCGGAACTGGGCAAAAGGGCGGCCGCCCGTCTCGCGGAGCTCCGCTTCGGCAATGTCGAGGTGAAGGTAGGCGACGGTTACTATGGTTGGCCCGCGCACGCGCCTTACGACGGCATCCTGGTGACTGCCGCTGCCAGTCACATCCCGCCGCCGCTTGTCGAGCAGCTCGCCAAAGGCGGCCGGATGGTCGTCCCCGTGGGAGGCCCCTTCGCGACCCAGTTTCTCATGCTGGTCGAGAAGCGACGGGATGGAAGCATCACGACCCGGCAGCTGCTGCCGGTGGGCTTTGTGCCGCTGAGGGGCGGTAGGGCCCGATGA
- a CDS encoding class I SAM-dependent methyltransferase, with amino-acid sequence MRAGRLLPVGLISAATLAHEVLLMRLLSIIQWHQFAYMIISIALLGFGASGTFVALARRPLVQRYPAAFAASAALFGITAVASFAGAERLPFNALEIVWNPGQLGWLAASYALLILPFFFGATCIGLAFSRHPGQIGRVYAFDLVGAGIGALGIVGLLFLVFPSAALRFVAALGFAAAALAAKGTARHRRLAAGSLGLAAAVIAVWLPPSFTATGPHMSEYKGLRMALEVPNARVIEERSSPLGLLTVVESPTVPFRYAPGLSLANVQEPPAQLAVFSDGDSITAMSAYGGDPATVAYLDRTTAALPYRLLARPRMLVLGAGGGEQVLLALSAGADIVDAVEVNPQMIDLTRNRFASFVGGIFSRPNVKLHLAEARAFAATTGERYDLIQMPLLDSFSAAAAGVQSMHENYTYTVEALRDYLAVLRPDGVVAITRWLRVPPRDILKLFATAIAALEADGVSQPGRHLALIRSWNTATLIVAKSPFTGEDVAAIRGFAGENFFDISWVPGISATDVNLYNQLDQEYLYEGALALLGPERADFTERYKFDIAPATDNRPYFFDFFRWRALPELLTLRTQGGAAMLDWGYLILVTTLAQAAILSAVLILLPLWLRRRALGKAVPRLRFGLYFLALGLAFLFIEIAFIQRFMLFLGHPLYAVAVVLAGFLAFAGLGSAVAARWMAAVGGGSAVRAITLAVVVIAFLAGTYLLALPLIFERLLALPDAAKIAIALLLIAPLAVFMGMPFPLGLGHVGARSQEFLPWAWGINGCASVLSAILAALLAMHVGFTGVVTIATILYLAAPALLAGSRDRYDRRMSG; translated from the coding sequence ATGAGAGCGGGGCGCCTGCTGCCGGTTGGTCTCATATCGGCGGCAACCCTTGCCCACGAAGTGCTGCTGATGCGGCTCTTGTCGATCATTCAGTGGCATCAATTTGCCTATATGATCATAAGCATCGCGCTCTTGGGCTTCGGCGCGAGCGGTACATTCGTTGCGCTGGCCCGCCGCCCCCTTGTGCAACGGTACCCGGCCGCCTTCGCAGCATCGGCAGCGCTGTTCGGCATTACCGCGGTTGCAAGCTTCGCCGGTGCCGAACGCCTGCCCTTCAACGCGCTCGAGATTGTCTGGAATCCGGGGCAGCTCGGTTGGCTCGCGGCCAGCTATGCTCTCCTGATCCTGCCGTTCTTTTTTGGGGCAACCTGTATCGGCCTTGCCTTCAGCCGCCATCCTGGCCAGATCGGACGCGTCTATGCCTTCGATCTGGTCGGCGCCGGGATCGGTGCGCTGGGCATCGTCGGGCTCTTGTTCCTGGTCTTTCCCTCTGCCGCACTGCGCTTCGTCGCAGCGCTGGGATTTGCGGCGGCTGCCCTCGCCGCGAAGGGCACGGCTCGCCATCGGCGGCTCGCCGCGGGCAGCCTCGGGCTTGCAGCCGCGGTCATCGCGGTGTGGCTGCCACCGTCCTTTACGGCCACCGGCCCGCACATGTCCGAGTACAAGGGCCTCCGCATGGCTCTCGAAGTCCCGAACGCGCGGGTGATCGAGGAGCGATCGAGCCCGCTCGGACTGCTGACGGTCGTCGAGAGCCCGACCGTCCCTTTCCGCTACGCGCCGGGCCTCAGCCTCGCCAACGTGCAAGAGCCGCCCGCGCAACTCGCCGTCTTCAGCGATGGCGACAGTATTACGGCGATGAGCGCCTATGGCGGCGATCCGGCGACGGTCGCTTATCTCGACCGGACAACGGCGGCGCTCCCGTACCGGCTGCTTGCGCGGCCGCGAATGCTGGTCCTCGGTGCTGGTGGCGGCGAGCAGGTGCTGCTGGCGCTCAGCGCCGGAGCCGATATCGTGGACGCGGTAGAGGTCAATCCGCAGATGATCGACCTCACTCGCAATCGCTTCGCAAGCTTCGTCGGCGGCATCTTCAGCCGACCGAACGTCAAGCTGCATCTGGCCGAGGCGCGCGCCTTCGCTGCGACCACTGGCGAGCGTTACGACCTGATCCAGATGCCGCTCCTCGACTCCTTCAGCGCGGCCGCGGCCGGCGTGCAAAGCATGCATGAGAACTACACCTACACCGTCGAGGCACTGCGGGATTACCTGGCGGTACTGAGACCGGATGGCGTCGTCGCCATCACGCGATGGCTGCGGGTGCCGCCGCGCGACATCCTCAAGCTGTTCGCCACTGCGATCGCAGCGCTCGAAGCGGATGGCGTGTCCCAGCCCGGTCGGCACCTAGCGCTGATCCGGAGCTGGAACACCGCGACCCTCATCGTCGCCAAGTCGCCGTTCACAGGCGAGGACGTCGCCGCCATCCGCGGCTTCGCGGGCGAGAATTTCTTTGACATCTCCTGGGTGCCGGGCATCTCGGCGACCGACGTGAACCTCTACAATCAACTCGACCAGGAATATCTCTACGAGGGCGCCCTCGCCCTCCTCGGCCCCGAGCGAGCCGACTTCACCGAGCGCTACAAATTCGATATCGCACCGGCTACTGACAATCGGCCCTATTTCTTCGACTTTTTCCGTTGGCGCGCCCTGCCCGAACTCCTGACGCTGCGCACCCAAGGTGGAGCGGCGATGCTCGACTGGGGCTACCTGATCCTGGTGACGACGCTCGCCCAGGCCGCGATCCTCAGTGCCGTCCTGATCCTGCTGCCGCTCTGGCTTCGCCGGCGCGCACTCGGGAAAGCCGTGCCCCGGCTGCGCTTCGGGCTTTATTTCCTGGCCCTGGGCCTCGCCTTCCTCTTCATCGAGATCGCCTTCATCCAGCGCTTCATGCTGTTCCTCGGCCACCCGCTCTATGCTGTCGCTGTCGTGCTTGCGGGTTTCCTCGCCTTCGCAGGTCTCGGCAGCGCGGTCGCGGCACGCTGGATGGCGGCGGTCGGAGGCGGATCGGCGGTGCGCGCCATCACACTCGCCGTCGTGGTGATCGCGTTCCTGGCTGGCACCTACCTGCTCGCCCTGCCCTTGATATTCGAACGGCTGCTGGCACTCCCGGATGCCGCGAAGATCGCAATCGCACTCCTCCTGATAGCGCCGCTCGCCGTCTTCATGGGCATGCCTTTCCCCCTCGGCCTTGGCCACGTCGGCGCACGCTCGCAGGAGTTTCTTCCCTGGGCGTGGGGGATCAATGGCTGTGCGTCGGTGCTGAGCGCGATCCTCGCCGCACTGCTTGCAATGCATGTCGGGTTCACTGGCGTCGTGACGATCGCGACCATCCTCTATCTTGCCGCCCCGGCCTTACTTGCCGGGTCGCGGGATCGATACGATCGGCGGATGAGCGGATGA
- a CDS encoding extracellular catalytic domain type 1 short-chain-length polyhydroxyalkanoate depolymerase produces MRSLSDTLERLARFRTRFRTGKRDDVTAATSTLSRLQRIGPNPGALQAWYHVPVGLTDAPALVVVLHGCTQNAAGYDHASGWSKLAEDFGFAVLYPEQVHANNPNLCFNWFNLSDIRRSEGEVQSIRQMVDAMIADHGIDHRRVYITGLSAGGAMANAALCAYPEIFAGGAIIAGLPYAAATSVPEAFDRMRGHGIPNADSLQKRLSGASPHSGPWPTISVWHGTNDRTVAQANANAIIAQWSGAHGVPSSPSSAETVDGHKRLVWRDRSGRDAIELYLIEGMSHGTPLDVASGYGHTAPYMLDAGVSSTLHTARFWGLTPSLQRRRERADYVKSTRSAQAASRSQPGRPREIQAVIERALRSAGLIR; encoded by the coding sequence ATGCGATCCCTTTCCGATACACTGGAGCGACTTGCCAGATTTCGTACCAGATTTCGTACAGGTAAGAGGGACGACGTCACTGCGGCAACCTCAACGCTGTCTCGGCTGCAACGCATCGGCCCAAATCCCGGAGCTTTGCAAGCATGGTACCATGTTCCCGTGGGCCTGACGGACGCGCCGGCGTTGGTCGTGGTCCTCCATGGATGTACGCAGAATGCTGCCGGTTATGATCACGCATCCGGGTGGTCCAAACTCGCTGAGGATTTTGGTTTCGCGGTCCTTTATCCGGAGCAGGTCCACGCCAACAACCCCAACCTGTGCTTCAACTGGTTCAACCTGAGCGATATTCGCCGCAGCGAGGGAGAGGTCCAATCGATACGGCAGATGGTCGATGCCATGATCGCCGACCATGGCATCGACCATCGCCGGGTTTACATCACGGGACTGTCGGCGGGCGGTGCGATGGCGAACGCCGCCCTTTGCGCCTATCCCGAGATTTTCGCCGGCGGCGCAATCATCGCCGGTCTTCCCTATGCTGCTGCTACTTCAGTACCGGAAGCCTTCGATCGCATGCGCGGACACGGCATCCCCAATGCGGACAGCCTGCAAAAGCGGCTGTCCGGGGCATCGCCTCATTCCGGTCCTTGGCCGACAATATCGGTGTGGCATGGCACGAATGACCGGACCGTCGCACAGGCGAATGCCAATGCGATTATCGCTCAGTGGAGCGGCGCCCATGGCGTCCCATCCAGCCCCTCGTCGGCGGAAACGGTCGACGGGCACAAAAGGCTGGTCTGGCGAGATCGATCCGGCAGGGACGCGATTGAGCTCTACCTCATAGAAGGCATGAGCCATGGGACGCCACTCGACGTCGCATCGGGCTACGGGCACACTGCGCCGTACATGCTCGACGCAGGAGTCTCCTCTACCCTCCACACAGCGCGCTTTTGGGGCCTGACGCCGTCGTTACAGCGCAGGCGGGAAAGAGCTGACTACGTCAAGTCCACCCGATCAGCTCAGGCAGCCAGCCGATCGCAGCCGGGTCGGCCGAGAGAAATTCAGGCGGTGATTGAAAGGGCACTGCGTTCGGCAGGACTGATACGCTGA
- a CDS encoding class I SAM-dependent methyltransferase has protein sequence MQREQIRLTGARETLLITLQAKAAESAMPDSLLRDRFAADALRRIDQGSRHLKVGHDMTIGIALRAYMLDRWTEAFLQRYPEATVVHLGCGLDSRIFRIDPGPGVRWFELDFPDVISLRQQIYPDRADCAMIGCSIVEHGWIAKLPADKPAMIVAEGVLPYLKEHQVAQVLRRITGHFPSGEIAFDAYSSFAIRLLRFNPAIRATGACLHWALDDPAEIERQVPGLMLIEDHSDWDTGQVARMSPPTQVALQLFSAILAPYRMGRLVRYDF, from the coding sequence ATGCAACGGGAGCAAATCCGCCTCACCGGCGCAAGGGAGACCCTGCTGATCACGCTCCAAGCCAAGGCAGCCGAAAGCGCCATGCCGGATTCGCTGCTGCGTGACCGCTTCGCCGCGGATGCGTTGCGCCGTATCGATCAGGGTAGTCGGCACCTTAAGGTTGGTCACGACATGACCATCGGCATCGCGCTGCGCGCGTATATGCTTGATCGCTGGACGGAGGCGTTCCTTCAGCGCTACCCGGAGGCCACCGTTGTCCATCTCGGCTGTGGTCTCGACAGTCGTATCTTCCGCATAGATCCTGGGCCGGGAGTTCGCTGGTTCGAACTGGATTTCCCCGATGTCATCTCCTTGCGTCAGCAGATCTATCCCGACCGTGCGGACTGCGCGATGATTGGCTGCTCGATCGTCGAGCACGGCTGGATTGCGAAACTTCCCGCCGACAAGCCGGCCATGATCGTCGCCGAGGGCGTTCTGCCTTATCTGAAGGAACACCAGGTTGCGCAGGTTTTGCGGCGGATCACCGGCCACTTTCCCTCGGGCGAGATAGCCTTCGATGCCTATAGCAGCTTCGCAATCCGACTGCTGCGCTTCAATCCGGCGATCCGCGCCACCGGCGCCTGTCTCCATTGGGCGCTCGACGACCCGGCAGAGATCGAGCGGCAGGTGCCGGGGCTAATGCTCATCGAGGACCATTCGGATTGGGACACCGGACAGGTGGCGCGGATGTCACCGCCCACCCAGGTCGCACTGCAGCTCTTTAGCGCCATCCTGGCTCCCTATCGTATGGGGCGCCTGGTTCGATATGATTTCTGA